From one bacterium genomic stretch:
- the nadB gene encoding L-aspartate oxidase yields MSDFIHKTDVLIVGSGLSACTTAFALLKENPKVQITILSSAKDLEYSASAWAQGGIVYKNPDEQANDLVNDILNAGAGLSNPKAAEIVAKEGPTLIKDILLDVLKVPFEKNEEGYKLTEEAAHSYPRVLYCADQTGLSIQNHFLHYLKEQKNIAFLSSHTAIDLLTPSHHSTNQLDRYAPQKCVGAYVFDEQKQCVKTILAHHTVLATGGLGRLFLNTTNPKLSRGDGIAMAYRLGARIMNLEFIQFHPTAFYKKGSKKFLISETLRGEGGVLIDHSGHAFMNAYHPLSDLAPRDIVARSIHNEMLKQNVSNVYLDISHKKEAWLKQRFPYIYKQCLKQGVDISKDPIPVVPAAHYSCGGVYTNEYAQTSIEQLWAVGETACTGLHGANRLASTSLLENIVFGYRGGQAIAKSLKQSPSPHFVDISHWKNGEVDIEDELLVQDWISIQHTMWNYVGLVRTPQRLDRAQGIIRTLSEDVSKFYANGKLSQNLLGLRNAVTVAQLIVTAAQRNKHSQGSHYLKVKVETKK; encoded by the coding sequence ATGAGTGACTTTATCCATAAAACAGATGTCCTTATTGTGGGCAGTGGGTTATCCGCATGCACAACGGCTTTTGCTTTGTTGAAAGAAAATCCTAAAGTTCAAATTACCATTCTTAGCAGTGCCAAAGACTTAGAGTACAGTGCCAGTGCTTGGGCGCAAGGGGGTATTGTCTATAAAAATCCAGATGAGCAAGCCAATGATTTGGTCAATGATATTTTAAATGCCGGTGCAGGTCTTTCTAATCCTAAAGCGGCAGAGATTGTTGCCAAAGAAGGTCCTACATTAATCAAAGATATTTTATTGGATGTGCTAAAGGTACCTTTTGAAAAAAATGAAGAAGGCTATAAATTAACAGAAGAAGCAGCCCATTCTTATCCAAGAGTATTGTATTGTGCAGATCAAACGGGATTAAGCATCCAAAATCATTTTCTTCATTATCTTAAAGAGCAGAAAAACATAGCCTTTTTAAGTTCGCATACAGCCATTGATTTACTGACGCCTTCGCATCATTCTACCAATCAGCTGGATCGTTATGCGCCACAAAAGTGTGTGGGCGCCTATGTTTTTGATGAACAAAAACAATGTGTGAAAACTATTCTTGCTCATCACACAGTTCTGGCTACAGGAGGCCTTGGGAGGTTATTTCTAAACACAACCAATCCCAAACTTTCTCGGGGTGATGGCATTGCCATGGCATACCGTTTGGGTGCAAGGATAATGAATTTAGAGTTTATTCAATTTCACCCCACAGCCTTTTACAAAAAAGGCAGTAAAAAGTTTTTAATCAGTGAAACCCTTAGAGGCGAAGGGGGTGTGTTGATTGATCACTCTGGTCATGCTTTTATGAATGCTTATCATCCTTTATCTGATCTTGCGCCAAGAGATATTGTAGCAAGAAGCATTCATAATGAAATGCTAAAGCAAAATGTTAGCAATGTATATCTTGATATCAGCCACAAAAAAGAAGCCTGGCTGAAACAGCGTTTTCCTTATATTTATAAACAATGCTTAAAGCAGGGCGTTGATATCAGTAAGGATCCTATTCCTGTCGTGCCTGCAGCCCACTATTCTTGTGGCGGTGTTTATACCAATGAATATGCTCAAACCAGTATTGAGCAATTATGGGCCGTTGGAGAAACAGCTTGCACTGGTCTGCATGGCGCAAATCGATTGGCAAGCACCTCTTTGCTGGAAAATATTGTTTTTGGTTATCGTGGTGGACAAGCCATTGCTAAATCTTTGAAACAATCACCTTCTCCTCATTTTGTGGATATTTCACATTGGAAAAACGGTGAAGTGGATATTGAAGACGAATTGCTTGTTCAAGATTGGATCAGTATCCAGCACACCATGTGGAATTATGTAGGCTTGGTTCGAACCCCGCAACGTTTGGATAGAGCGCAAGGGATTATCAGAACATTAAGTGAAGATGTTTCTAAGTTTTATGCTAACGGTAAGTTGTCACAAAATCTTTTAGGTTTAAGAAATGCCGTCACCGTAGCCCAGCTCATTGTCACAGCCGCACAAAGAAATAAACATAGCCAAGGCAGCCATTATTTAAAAGTCAAAGTCGAGACAAAAAAATAA
- the nadC gene encoding carboxylating nicotinate-nucleotide diphosphorylase, translated as MNFSEFIHYALEEDCPEGDVTSESIIPKEQFAKARLLCKQDLVLAGIKHAQQVFHAVDSAVECCKLASDGQLYKKGAYILEVTGKAQSLLKAERLALNILQRMCAIATQTKEYVDACQGTQTKILDTRKTTPLMRNLEKYAVLQGGACNHRLSLSDEIMIKDNHLEVLNYDFKQAVGKAHEKYPDKTLVLEVTQLEHVKSILPLANKISRVMLDNMSNELIKESLSILNGKIKVEVSGGITLERIPSLCRLGVDYISVGALTHTVKAADISMEMQYT; from the coding sequence TTGAATTTTAGCGAATTTATCCATTATGCTTTAGAAGAAGATTGCCCTGAAGGGGATGTTACTTCTGAGTCTATTATCCCTAAAGAGCAATTTGCAAAAGCAAGACTATTATGTAAACAAGATTTAGTTTTGGCGGGCATAAAGCATGCGCAACAGGTCTTTCATGCCGTAGACAGTGCTGTTGAATGCTGCAAGCTTGCGAGTGATGGCCAATTGTACAAAAAAGGTGCGTATATCTTAGAAGTTACAGGTAAAGCACAGAGCTTGTTAAAAGCTGAGCGGCTGGCTTTAAATATTCTGCAGCGCATGTGCGCAATTGCTACCCAAACCAAAGAATATGTTGATGCTTGCCAGGGTACGCAAACAAAAATCTTAGATACCCGCAAAACCACGCCATTAATGCGGAATCTTGAAAAATATGCTGTTTTACAAGGGGGAGCTTGCAATCACAGACTTAGTTTATCGGATGAAATCATGATCAAAGACAACCATTTGGAAGTTCTTAACTATGATTTTAAGCAAGCTGTGGGCAAGGCTCATGAAAAATACCCAGATAAAACACTGGTGCTGGAAGTTACTCAGCTGGAACATGTAAAATCCATATTGCCTTTAGCCAACAAAATTTCACGTGTCATGTTGGATAATATGAGTAATGAATTGATTAAAGAATCTTTATCGATCTTGAATGGCAAGATTAAAGTTGAAGTGTCCGGTGGCATTACATTGGAAAGAATTCCAAGTTTGTGTCGATTGGGCGTTGACTACATATCCGTGGGAGCATTGACCCATACGGTCAAAGCTGCTGACATCAGTATGGAAATGCAATACACTTAA